One window from the genome of Augochlora pura isolate Apur16 unplaced genomic scaffold, APUR_v2.2.1 APUR_unplaced_178, whole genome shotgun sequence encodes:
- the LOC144477538 gene encoding uncharacterized protein LOC144477538, translating into MPRIPNEMTILQINLHRCKMAQDLMTQYATEKDYNIVVISELYCIHSTWYGDLNQDAAIWITPATTKKVKNVQIVFRGKGVVAIAIDDLKIFSCYISPNIPLEEFQDIVDAVDKEVNRVGSSLAIIAGDLNAKSVIWSSKITDNRGLEILEMAARNDLTPIRSQGDYTFERDGHKSLIDIVLCGKDCASALLKSVILDDFTASDHRYLRHIFKWEHKDKHLSQETIQHKKTKVDLDVFVEKIQELT; encoded by the coding sequence ATGCCCAGAATACCAAATGAAATGACGATACTACAGATTAATCTCCATAGATGCAAAATGGCACAAGACCTGATGACTCAATACGCAACGGAAAAAGACTACAACATAGTCGTCATATCGGAGCTATACTGTATTCACAGTACCTGGTATGGCGACCTCAACCAGGACGCTGCAATTTGGATTACCCCGGCGACAACCAAGAAGGTCAAGAATGTCCAAATCGTATTTAGGGGTAAGGGTGTAGTGGCTATTGCGATCGATGACCTGAAAATATTCAGCTGCTACATCTCACCAAATATCCCATTGGAAGAATTCCAGGACATTGTCGATGCAGTGGACAAAGAGGTGAACAGGGTCGGGTCAAGCCTAGCCATTATTGCGGGCGACCTAAACGCAAAGTCGGTGATTTGGAGCTCTAAAATCACCGACAACAGGGGGTTAGAAATTTTAGAGATGGCTGCCAGAAATGACCTCACTCCAATTAGGAGCCAAGGTGACTACACCTTTGAGAGGGATGGACACAAATCTCTCATCGATATTGTTCTTTGCGGCAAAGATTGTGCATCGGCTCTCTTAAAAAGTGTGATACTTGACGACTTTACGGCATCTGACCATCGTTATTTacgacatatttttaaatgggaACACAAGGACAAGCATCTTAGCCAAGAGACAATACAACATAAAAAGACCAAAGTTGACTTAGACGTTTTCGTCGAGAAGATACAAGAACTGACATGA